DNA from Kitasatospora acidiphila:
CGATGCTGATCGCCAGCGGCAGCACGCCACCGCCGGCGCCCTGCAGCACGCGGGCGACCACCAGCATCGAGAAGGAGTGGGTGGCCACCGCCAGGCCGGAGCCGAGCACCAGGCCGGCCAGCGAGATCAGCAGCATCGGCTTGCGGCCGCGCAGGTCGCCGAAGCGGCCGAGCAGCGGGGTGAGCACGGCGGCGGAGAGCAGGTTGGCCGTCATCAGCCAGGTGATGTTGGAGCCGGAGACGTTCAGCTCCTTGGCCAGCGACGGCAGGATCGGCACCACGGCCGTCTGGATCACGCTGTAGGCCAGCATCGCCAGCACCAGAGCGGGCAGCACCCGGGCACTGCTCGGTTTCACGGCCGTGGCGGCGGGCTGGGCGGCCTCACTCACGGATGGCTCCTTCACTCGGGTGCCGGGGCAGCCAGAGGACTGCTTCAGACACGCGACAGTTAATCGACTGAAGTAACGATCCGAGAAGTGCTTCAGTTTGTCAAATATCTACCGCTGAAGCTTCCCTGGTGCGGCATGCCGCGGCCCCGGCCCGCACTCGGGTCGGGGCCGCGGCAGCCCGGCTGGGCTCAGTGATGGGTGTCGACCGGCGCCGCCGAGCCGGTGCTGTCGTGGATCTCCACCCGCTCCCGGCGCAGCTCGTCCTTGATCACCTGCTCCTCGGTGACCCGCTCCACCACCAGCCGCACCCGCTCCATCGGTGCCAGGTACTTGCGCACCACCGGGCGCTCCTCGCGGAGCGTCACCTCCTCGACGGCCTCGGCGATGTCCTGCGCCGACAGCGCGGACTGCTCGGCGCTGCTCACCGGTACCCGCTCCACCCGGACCCGCTCCCTGGTCACCTGCACCCGGCGCTCCACCGGCTCGGTCACCACGTACTTGCGCATCCGGGCGGTGCCGAGCACGTGCCACTCGTTGGTGATCTCCAGGCGCTCCTCGCGCAGGGTCAGCTCGATCGGGCGGGGCGGGTGGGTGGTGGCCGCGCTGCCAGCGGTGCGCGCCTGCTCCGGGGTCGGCTCGACCGGGCCGGGGGCCGGCTCCACCGGCTTGTCCAGGCCGATGGTCGGCTCGACCGGCCCCTCCCGGCCGACGGCCGACCGGGCGGTGGGTGCGGTGGGTGCGGTGGGTGCGGTGGCCATCGGGCGGCCGGTGGCGGGGGCCGCGGGTGCGGTCACACCGAAGTCCATGTCGTCCGCCCGGCCGCGGGCGGTGCCCTGGGCGGGCGGAGCGGGTGCGGCGGTGCGGTCACCGGTGGGGGCGTCCAGCCCGTAGTAGCGGTAGAGCTGCAGCTCCTGGGCCGGGGAGAGGTGCTGGCCGACGCCGAAGTCCGGCGACTCCTTGATCAGCGACTTGTCATAGGGCACCCGCAGCTCCTGGCCGGAGAACTCGCTCGTGGTCAGGGGCACGAAGGCGTCCCGGCCGAAGATCCCGGTGCGCACGGCCGCCCACTCGGGCTCGCCGGTCGCGTCGTCGAGGTAGACCTCGTCCACGGTGCCGATCTTGTCGCCGTTGCGGTCCACGGCCTTGTGCCCGATCAGGTCTCGGGGATCGATATCGGTCTGCACGCTGTTCCTCTCCTGGTGGTACCGCTGTCGATTCACACCAAATGCCACAAAGGGAACAGCGGCCAGCCGGATGCGGCCGTCCGAGCCGGTGATCGCCCAGGTGGGGGAGTGCGATCGATCACCTGAGCGGTGTTGGCAATGACCGCCGCTGGTACCCTGAACACGACCGCCGAACCCGCACGGGAGAGTCTCCGGCCTTCGATTTCCCAGCGATTTCGAATAGTCCGGAGCGCCGAAGGAGCAAACCCTCCCCGGAATCTCTCAGGCATCCGTACCGTGTGGAATAGGTCACTCTGGAAAGCAGGGCAGGGCCGCCGGTGAGGGAACCGGAGGCGACCACCCTCACCGACGGTGCAAGCCGACGGGGCGTAAGCCCCGTGCGGGCGAAGCTCTCAGGTCCCGATGACAGAGGGGGAGGCCTGTCGGGCTCGTCCGCCACGGCCGCACCGTTCCCCCAGGCGGCGAGGGTCGTGGCTGCGTGCCCCCGCCGGTCCGTGACCAGGAGGCCTCGACCACCATGACTGACCAGCCGACCGCCGGTCGCTCCCAGAACGCGACGCTCGCCGACCTTGAGGCGGCCAGCCCGTTCCAGTCGCGCCACATCGGCCCTGACGCCGCCGCCCAGGAGAAGATGCTCGCCCAGGTGGGCTTCGGCTCGCTGGCCGAACTCTCCACCGCGGCCGTCCCCGAGGCGATCCGCAGCATCACCGCGCTCGACCTGCCCGCCGGCCGCACCGAGGCCCAGGTGCTGGCCGAGCTGCGTGAGCTGGCCGGGCACAACCAGGTGCTCACCTCGATGATCGGGCTCGGGTACTACGGCACCTTCACCCCGCCGGTGATCCTGCGCAACGTCATGGAGAACCCGGCCTGGTACACCGCCTACACCCCGTACCAGCCCGAGATCTCGCAGGGCCGCCTGGAGGCGCTGCTCAACTTCCAGACCCTGGTCTCCGACCTGACCGGTCTGCCCACCTCCGGCTCCTCGCTGCTCGACGAGGGCACCGCGGCGGCCGAGGCGATGGCGCTGGCCCGCCGCGTCACCAAGGTCAAGGGCGGCGTCTTCCTGGTCGACGTGGACACCCTGCCGCAGACCCTCGCGGTGATCCGGACCCGCGCGGTGCCGACCGGTGTCGAGGTGGTCGTCGCCGACCTGTCCGCCGGCATCCCGGCCGAGATCGCCGAGCGCGGCGTCTTCGGCGTGCTGCTCCAGTACCCGGGTGCCTCCGGCGCGGTGCGCGACCTCACCCCGGTGATCGAGCAGGCGCACGGCCTCGGCGCGATCGTCGCCGTCGCCGCCGACCTGCTGGCGCTGACCCTGCTCAAGTCGCCCGGCGAGCTGGGTGCGGACATAGCCTGCGGCACCTCGCAGCGCTTCGGTGTGCCGATGGGCTTCGGCGGCCCGCACGCCGGCTACCTCTCGGTCCGCGCCGAGTACGCGCGCTCGCTGCCCGGCCGCCTGGTCGGCGTCTCGGTGGACGCCGACGGCCACCGCGCCTACCGGCTGGCGCTGCAGACCCGCGAGCAGCACATCCGCCGCGAGAAGGCCACCAGCAACATCTGCACCGCCCAGGTGCTGCTCGCCGTGATGGCCTCGATGTACGCGGTCTACCACGGTCCGGACGGCCTGGCCGACATCGCCCGCCGCACCCACCGCTACGCCGCCGCGCTGGCCGAGGGCCTGCGGGCCGGCGGCGTCGAGCTCGCCCACGGCGCGTTCTTCGACACCGTCACCGCCAAGGTGCCGGGCCGGGCCGTCGAGGTGGTCGCCGCCGCCCGCGCCGAGGGCGTCAACCTCCACCAGGCCGACGCGGACACCGTCTCGATCTCCTGCGACGAGACCACCACCCGCGAGCACCTGGAGATCGTCTGGGCCGCCTTCGGGGTGGTCGGCGCCGAGGTGGCCGAGGCCGCCGACACGCTGCCGGCCGGGCTGCTGCGCTCCGACGAGTACCTGACCCACCCGGTCTTCCACAGCCACCGCTCGGAGACCGCGATGCTGCGCTACCTGCGCCGCCTCTCGGACCGGGACTACGCGCTGGACCGCGGCATGATCCCGCTGGGCTCGTGCACCATGAAGCTCAACGCCACCACCGAGATGGAGGCGGTCACCTGGCCGGAGTTCGGCCAGCTGCACCCGTTCGCGCCGATCGACCAGGCCCAGGGCTACCTGACCCTGATCCGCGAGCTGGAGCAGCAGCTGGTCGAGGTCACCGGCTACGACGCCGTCTCGATCCAGCCGAACGCCGGCTCGCAGGGCGAGTTCGCCGGTCTGCTCGCGGTGCGCGCCTACCACCTGGCCAACGGCGACACCCAGCGCGACGTCTGCCTGATCCCGTCCTCGGCGCACGGCACCAACGCCGCCTCCGCGGTGATGGCCGGCATGCGCGTCGTCGTGGTGAAGACCATGGCCGACGGTGACGTGGACGTCGAGGACCTCAAGGCCAAGATCACCCAGCACCGCGACCAGCTCGCCGTGCTGATGGTCACCTACCCGTCCACCCACGGCGTGTACGAGACCCAGATCACCGAGATCTGCGGCCTGGTGCACGAGGCCGGCGGCCAGGTCTACGTCGACGGCGCCAACCTCAACGCGCTGGTCGGCCTGGCCAAGCCGGGCAAGTTCGGCGCCGACGTGTCGCACCTGAACCTGCACAAGACCTTCTGCATCCCGCACGGCGGTGGCGGCCCGGGCGTCGGCCCGGTCGCGGTGCGCGCCCACCTGGCGCCGTACCTGCCCAACCACCCGCTGCAGTCGGAGGCCGGCCCGGCCACCGGTGTCGGCCCGATCTCGGCCGCGCCCTGGGGCTCGGCGGCGATCCTGCCGATCTCCTGGGCGTACGTCCGGCTGATGGGCGGCGAGGGCCTCAAGCGCGCCACCCAGGTGGCCGTGCTGAACGCCAACTACATCGCCAAGCGGCTGGCCCCGCACTTCCCGGTGCTCTACACCGGCCCGGGCGGCCTGGTGGCGCACGAGTGCATCATCGACCTGCGCCCGCTCACCAAGGAGACGGGGGTGACCGTGGACGACATCGCCAAGCGCCTGATCGACTACGGCTTCCACGCCCCGACCATGTCCTTCCCGGTGGCCGGCACGCTGATGATCGAGCCCACCGAGTCGGAGGACCTGCACGAGATCGACCGCTTCTGCGAGGCGATGATCGAGATCCGCGCGGAGATCGACAAGGTCGGCTCCGGTGAGTGGGCCGCGGACGACAACCCGCTGCGCAACGCTCCGCACACCGCCGCCAACCTGGCCGGCGACTGGAAGCACGGCTACTCGCGTCAGGAGGCGGTCTTCCCGGCGGGCGTCAACCCGGCGGACAAGTACTGGCCGCCGGTGGGCCGGATCGACGGCGCCTACGGTGACCGCAACCTGGTCTGCTCCTGCCCGCCGCTCGACGAGTACGGCGTCTGAGTAGCGCTCGGAGGGCTCAGCGCCCGATGACGAAGTGCCCTGCGGTGGCTGCCGCAGGGCACTTCGCCATATCCGGAGCCATATTCGGAGTCATGTCCCGAGTGCTCCGCCCGGGATCCGCTCGTGGCTGTCAGGCGGCGACCAGCAGCGTTCGGCGCGGCGCGATCACCCGGCCGTCCGGCAGCAGCTCGCCGGTGTCCTCGAAGAGCAGGACTCCGTTGCAGAGCAGGCTCCAGCCCTGCTCGGGGTGGCGGGCGACGGGAACCGCCGCCTCACGGTCAGGAGAATCGGCCGACGGGCACTCAGGTCGGTGCTGGCACATCGTGGTACCTCGTTTCACTACTCACGCTTCACGCCCCCCGCAGCGGAACGCAGGTGTGAACCAGCGCTTCTGTGGGTAGGACAGGTGGTCCTGCCACGCTGTCTCCAGTGTCCGCGCCCAGACCCCATTGCGCAGCCCTTTCGGTGACTTGCGCCACAACTACAGTCCAGAGATCACCCATTCAGATGGGTCCGACCGTGGTGCGCGTGCAAACGGGCCACCCGACCATGACTCGGTCGGGTGGCCCGTTGATGGTCAGTTCGGAGGGTGTCGGGCCACGCTCAGGCCACTTCTCAGTCGACTGCTCAGGCGACTGCTACGGACACTGCTCAGGCCACTGCGGTGACCCGCGGTGTCGGGCGGCCCAGCAGGGTGAGCAGCTCACCGGCCGGGTAGGCCCGGTGCGCGGTGATGCCGAGCGGCGCGGGGGCCAGCGGCAGCAGCAGGTCGCCGGCCGGATCGGCGTCCGTCGCGTGCAGCCACAGGGCAGTCGCGTAGTGGTCGGGCATCGAGAGCAGCCGGGGCTGGTAGGCCGTGCGCCGCTGCTGGACCAGCTGCCAGGCCTCGGCCAGTGCCCGGACCGTGGAGTCCGGGTAGGGGCCGGCCGCGAAGTGCGCGAAGGTGTGCCCCTCCGCCGACCTCACCACCTCGGCTGCCGCCACCACCACCGTGCCGTGCTTGACCAGGAACCGCCAGCCGGTCCGCGGCGCGGCGGCCAGCGCGCGCGCCGTCGTGGTGCCGGGCGGCAGCTGATGGACTGCCAGTGGATGGGCCGGCAGCAGGGCGCTCGCGGTACTTCGCGGGGCGGCCGCGCCGGGCTGCCGCAGGGCGGTCGGCGAGCTCAGGGCGGCCAGCACGGCGCGCAGGGCGCTGGGCGGTGGCTGGGGTGTCTGCAGGGTCATGGCGGGTCGCCTCTCCATGCGAGATCGGCGTGCGAAGGCGGCATACCGGCGTGGCGCGACAGGGCCGGGTCCGGTTGGGCGTGATCGCGGGGCTGAGCGCGCGGGCTCCGGGCAGCGGCACGCCGCACCGGGGTCGGAACCGGTGCGGCCGGGCCGGGACTCGAAGCCCACTCGAACAAGTGCGCAGGGTGACCTGTTTATCACCTTCTGTCGTGCCCGGCAAGTCGAGCGATAGCTGAGAAACCGTCAGTTCCCTTGTGGCATAGGGCATTAGAAGCGCTCGGGTATCGATCTTCCGGATGGGCATGATGCAGGGCACGGTGGACCGGGCGAAGGGGGTATCCATGGGGGAGAAAGTCATCGCAACCCGGGCCGACCTGTCGGACCGGCAGCACTACCGTCGAAAGCTGCAGTCCTGTCAGGAGGCCCTGGAGCGGATGCTGCACGAGCAGCGTTTCGACCGGCCCCGGGCCATGATGGGCCTGGAGATAGAGCTCAACCTGGCGGACGAGCAGGGTCTGCCGCTGATGCGCAACGAGAAGGTGCTCGCGGCGATCGGCTCGCCCGACTTCCAGACCGAGCTGGGCCAGTTCAACATCGAGGTCAACGTCGCTCCGCACCAGCTCAGCGGCCATGTCTTCGAGGAGCTGCGGGAGGAGCTGGACACCGGCCTGCGGTACGCGGACCGGCGGGCGGCCGAGGCCGGTGCCCGGATCATCATGGTGGGCGTGCTGCCGACCCTGGAGACCGTGCACACCGGGCGCGACGCGATGAGCCACAACAACCGCTACAGCCTGCTCAGCGACCAGATCATGGCGGCCCGCGGCGAGGACATCGCGCTGGACATCGAGGGCGTGGAGCACCTGCAGCTGGAGTCGGTGAGCATGGTCGCCGAGGCCGCCGCCACCTCGCTCCAACTGCACCTCCAGGTGACCCCGGACCGGTTCGCGCCGGTCTGGAACGCGGCCCAGGCGATCGCCGCCGTGCAGGTCGCGCTCGGTGCCAACGCGCCGTTCCTGTTCGGCCGGGAGCTGTGGCGGGAGACCCGTCCGGTGCTCTTCCAGCAGGCCTGCGACACCCGTTCGGCCGAACTGAAGGCCCAGGGAGTGCGCCCGATCACCTGGTTCGGGGAGCGCTGGGTGGACTCGGCGCAGGAGCTGTTCGCCGAGAACATGCGCTACTTCCCGGCCCTGCTGCCGATCTGCGACGACGAGGACCCGGCCAAGGTGCTCGCCTCCGGCGGCGTGCCGCGGCTGGGCGAGATGCGGCTGCACAACGGGACCATCTACCGCTGGAACCGGCCGGTCTACGACGTGACCGACGGCGTGCCGCACCTGCGGGTGGAGAACCGCTGCCTGCCGGCCGGACCGACGGTGGCCGACATCCTGGCCAACGCCGCGTTCTACTACGGGCTGGTCCGCGCGCTGGCCGAGCAGCCCCGGCCGATCTGGACCAGGCTGCCGTTCGCCCACGCCGACCGGAACTTCCACACCGCGGCCCGCTACGGGATCGACGCGGTGGTGCAGTGGCCCCGCCCGGGCCGCGGCACCCGGGGCGCGCCCGCGGCGGTGCCGGTGGTCGACCTGGTGCTCGGTGAGCTGCTGCCGCTGGCCTACCAGGGCCTGGACGAGTGGGGCGTGCAGCCGGCCGACCGGGACCGCTACCTGGGGATCATCGAGCAGCGCTGCCTGCGCCGCACCAATGGCGCGGCCTGGCAGGCGGCCACCGTGCACCAGCTGTGCGAGCGGCACGGCATGGACCGGGCGACCGCGCTGGCCACCATGACCCAGCGGTACATGGAGCTGATGCGGGCGGGCGAGCCGGTGCACAACTGGCCGGTGGGGTGACGGTTTGGCGTCGAGGTCGCCTCATCCTGGTGTGACAAGATGATCCGCCATGACGATCGCACCGCCCGCGCAGCCCGCGGACACCCTGCCGCCCGGTGACCGGCGGCGCCGACTGCTCGGGATCGAGCTGCTGATCGTCCTCGGGCTGTCGCTCGGCGCGAGCGGGGTCAGTGCGCTGATCAGCTTCGTCGACTCGGCCACCCGCAACGTGGGACTGGCCCACCAGACCGCCGCGCTGAACAGCTCGGCGGCCCCCGGCCGGCCCTGGATCGACCTGGCCTACCAGCTCTACTACATCACCCGCGGGCTGATGCCGGTGGCGCTGGTCGGCTACCTGCTGGTGCGCGAGGGCACCTCGCTGC
Protein-coding regions in this window:
- a CDS encoding PRC and DUF2382 domain-containing protein; its protein translation is MQTDIDPRDLIGHKAVDRNGDKIGTVDEVYLDDATGEPEWAAVRTGIFGRDAFVPLTTSEFSGQELRVPYDKSLIKESPDFGVGQHLSPAQELQLYRYYGLDAPTGDRTAAPAPPAQGTARGRADDMDFGVTAPAAPATGRPMATAPTAPTAPTARSAVGREGPVEPTIGLDKPVEPAPGPVEPTPEQARTAGSAATTHPPRPIELTLREERLEITNEWHVLGTARMRKYVVTEPVERRVQVTRERVRVERVPVSSAEQSALSAQDIAEAVEEVTLREERPVVRKYLAPMERVRLVVERVTEEQVIKDELRRERVEIHDSTGSAAPVDTHH
- the gcvP gene encoding aminomethyl-transferring glycine dehydrogenase, whose translation is MTDQPTAGRSQNATLADLEAASPFQSRHIGPDAAAQEKMLAQVGFGSLAELSTAAVPEAIRSITALDLPAGRTEAQVLAELRELAGHNQVLTSMIGLGYYGTFTPPVILRNVMENPAWYTAYTPYQPEISQGRLEALLNFQTLVSDLTGLPTSGSSLLDEGTAAAEAMALARRVTKVKGGVFLVDVDTLPQTLAVIRTRAVPTGVEVVVADLSAGIPAEIAERGVFGVLLQYPGASGAVRDLTPVIEQAHGLGAIVAVAADLLALTLLKSPGELGADIACGTSQRFGVPMGFGGPHAGYLSVRAEYARSLPGRLVGVSVDADGHRAYRLALQTREQHIRREKATSNICTAQVLLAVMASMYAVYHGPDGLADIARRTHRYAAALAEGLRAGGVELAHGAFFDTVTAKVPGRAVEVVAAARAEGVNLHQADADTVSISCDETTTREHLEIVWAAFGVVGAEVAEAADTLPAGLLRSDEYLTHPVFHSHRSETAMLRYLRRLSDRDYALDRGMIPLGSCTMKLNATTEMEAVTWPEFGQLHPFAPIDQAQGYLTLIRELEQQLVEVTGYDAVSIQPNAGSQGEFAGLLAVRAYHLANGDTQRDVCLIPSSAHGTNAASAVMAGMRVVVVKTMADGDVDVEDLKAKITQHRDQLAVLMVTYPSTHGVYETQITEICGLVHEAGGQVYVDGANLNALVGLAKPGKFGADVSHLNLHKTFCIPHGGGGPGVGPVAVRAHLAPYLPNHPLQSEAGPATGVGPISAAPWGSAAILPISWAYVRLMGGEGLKRATQVAVLNANYIAKRLAPHFPVLYTGPGGLVAHECIIDLRPLTKETGVTVDDIAKRLIDYGFHAPTMSFPVAGTLMIEPTESEDLHEIDRFCEAMIEIRAEIDKVGSGEWAADDNPLRNAPHTAANLAGDWKHGYSRQEAVFPAGVNPADKYWPPVGRIDGAYGDRNLVCSCPPLDEYGV
- a CDS encoding glutamate--cysteine ligase, whose translation is MGEKVIATRADLSDRQHYRRKLQSCQEALERMLHEQRFDRPRAMMGLEIELNLADEQGLPLMRNEKVLAAIGSPDFQTELGQFNIEVNVAPHQLSGHVFEELREELDTGLRYADRRAAEAGARIIMVGVLPTLETVHTGRDAMSHNNRYSLLSDQIMAARGEDIALDIEGVEHLQLESVSMVAEAAATSLQLHLQVTPDRFAPVWNAAQAIAAVQVALGANAPFLFGRELWRETRPVLFQQACDTRSAELKAQGVRPITWFGERWVDSAQELFAENMRYFPALLPICDDEDPAKVLASGGVPRLGEMRLHNGTIYRWNRPVYDVTDGVPHLRVENRCLPAGPTVADILANAAFYYGLVRALAEQPRPIWTRLPFAHADRNFHTAARYGIDAVVQWPRPGRGTRGAPAAVPVVDLVLGELLPLAYQGLDEWGVQPADRDRYLGIIEQRCLRRTNGAAWQAATVHQLCERHGMDRATALATMTQRYMELMRAGEPVHNWPVG
- a CDS encoding DUF5999 family protein, producing the protein MCQHRPECPSADSPDREAAVPVARHPEQGWSLLCNGVLLFEDTGELLPDGRVIAPRRTLLVAA